A section of the Gottschalkia purinilytica genome encodes:
- the cphA gene encoding cyanophycin synthetase — MKIIDINVFRGRNIYSHKPVIKVLIDLEDLSDKTTIEFDNFNDYLLDLFPSLIEHHCGLGKHGGFVERIREGTYFAHVAEHLTLELQAILGYEVFFGKTRVKESPSLYNMIIEYKNENVAIECVKQSINIIDCIIRNENIDLDNILDSLNNIKERYELGPSSRAIFDEAKKRGIPIRRLGDESILELGYGKYSKLIQAALTDSTSGISIDISCNKQLTKQLLAENNIPVAYGEIANTIDEALRIAREIGYPVVLKPLDGNQGKGVVLNVSSPKELEDNFNIPIRYSNSVLVEKYIKGKDYRVLVVKDKVCAVAERRAPEIIGDGIHTIRELVDIENTSELRGYGHEKPQTKIRLDEIALNYLEKNNLTEYSIPQLGQIVKLRGNGNISTGGSAVECTNDIHPYNIKIAVDAAKIIGLDIAGIDITTKDISKPITECEGALIEVNAVPGLRMHLHPTIGNSINVASDILDFLYPEGTPYSIPIIATTGTNGKTTTTRLIGHSLSLSGKKVGMTTSSGIYIDNKCILEGDNTGPLSARNVLSSKEIDIALLEVARGGLVRKGLGYDAADVGILTNIGDDHIGLDGIESIEDLAFAKSLVLEAVKPDGYSVLNADDKMIEYFINRASGNLILFSKTYENEILIRHIKEGKTALFIEDDSIYVYDNFERTKLIDLNSVPITFNGILECNIENVLAGSSALYALGTPLDIIREGLKTFKPDVNMNPGRFNIFELRNRKVMIDYGHNIEGYEEVGKFVSKLNVPRSIGVIGVPGDRLDEQIFNIGVKCSEIFSKVYIKEDMVLRGRKPGEVANILYKGLLSANFNADNIKIVPSEIEALKTAVSESEDGDFITLFYEEFDPAINLITQLQNEELNKNDVAFSMLG; from the coding sequence TTGAAGATTATAGATATAAACGTGTTTAGAGGAAGAAATATATATAGTCATAAACCCGTAATCAAAGTATTAATCGATCTTGAAGATTTAAGTGATAAAACTACAATAGAATTTGATAATTTTAATGATTACTTATTAGATCTATTTCCAAGTTTAATAGAGCATCATTGTGGTCTTGGAAAACATGGTGGGTTTGTTGAAAGAATTAGGGAAGGAACTTATTTTGCACATGTTGCTGAACATTTAACTCTGGAGCTTCAAGCAATACTAGGATATGAAGTGTTTTTTGGTAAAACTAGGGTAAAGGAAAGCCCTTCTTTATATAACATGATAATTGAATATAAGAATGAAAATGTAGCTATCGAATGTGTCAAACAATCAATTAATATTATTGATTGCATTATAAGAAACGAGAATATTGATTTGGATAATATATTAGATAGCCTAAATAACATTAAGGAACGCTATGAACTAGGTCCAAGCTCTAGAGCTATTTTTGATGAAGCAAAAAAAAGAGGAATACCTATAAGAAGATTAGGAGATGAAAGTATTCTAGAACTTGGTTATGGAAAATATTCAAAACTAATTCAAGCTGCTTTAACTGATTCAACTAGTGGAATATCCATAGATATTTCTTGTAATAAACAATTAACTAAACAACTTCTTGCGGAAAATAATATTCCTGTTGCTTATGGAGAGATAGCTAACACAATAGATGAAGCATTAAGAATTGCTAGAGAAATTGGATATCCAGTTGTTTTAAAACCTCTAGATGGGAATCAAGGCAAAGGAGTTGTTCTTAATGTTAGTTCACCAAAAGAGCTAGAAGATAATTTTAATATACCAATAAGATATAGTAACAGTGTATTAGTAGAGAAATATATAAAAGGAAAAGATTATAGAGTACTTGTAGTTAAAGACAAAGTATGTGCAGTTGCTGAGAGAAGAGCACCAGAAATAATTGGAGATGGAATCCATACTATTAGGGAATTAGTTGACATAGAAAATACAAGTGAATTAAGAGGATATGGTCATGAGAAACCTCAAACTAAAATAAGGCTTGATGAAATAGCATTAAATTATTTAGAGAAAAATAATTTAACAGAGTATTCAATTCCACAATTGGGACAAATTGTTAAATTAAGAGGGAATGGGAATATTAGTACAGGTGGAAGTGCTGTGGAATGTACAAATGATATTCATCCATATAATATAAAGATTGCTGTAGATGCAGCTAAAATTATTGGTTTAGATATTGCTGGAATTGATATTACTACTAAAGATATATCAAAGCCTATCACAGAATGTGAGGGTGCATTGATAGAAGTTAACGCAGTTCCAGGACTTCGTATGCACCTACATCCAACTATAGGTAATAGTATTAATGTTGCTTCTGATATTTTAGATTTTCTTTATCCAGAAGGTACTCCATATTCTATTCCTATTATTGCTACGACTGGAACAAATGGTAAAACTACAACTACAAGATTGATTGGTCACTCCCTTTCATTATCTGGAAAGAAGGTAGGAATGACAACTTCAAGTGGAATTTATATTGATAATAAATGTATATTAGAAGGAGATAATACAGGACCTCTGAGTGCAAGAAATGTATTAAGTTCTAAAGAAATAGATATTGCATTACTCGAGGTAGCAAGAGGAGGACTTGTAAGGAAAGGTTTAGGTTATGATGCTGCAGATGTTGGGATATTAACAAATATTGGTGATGATCATATTGGGCTTGATGGTATAGAAAGCATTGAAGATTTAGCTTTTGCAAAAAGTTTAGTTTTAGAAGCAGTAAAACCTGATGGCTATTCTGTACTAAATGCTGATGATAAAATGATTGAATATTTTATTAATAGAGCAAGTGGAAACTTAATTTTATTTTCTAAAACTTATGAAAATGAAATTTTAATTAGACACATTAAAGAAGGCAAGACTGCACTGTTTATAGAAGATGATAGTATATATGTATATGATAATTTTGAAAGAACCAAACTTATTGACTTAAACAGTGTTCCAATCACATTTAATGGGATATTAGAATGTAATATAGAAAACGTACTTGCAGGATCTAGCGCTTTATATGCTTTAGGAACACCACTAGATATTATTAGAGAGGGATTAAAGACATTTAAACCTGATGTAAATATGAATCCAGGTAGATTTAATATTTTTGAATTAAGAAATAGAAAAGTAATGATAGATTATGGTCATAATATTGAAGGATATGAAGAGGTTGGAAAATTTGTAAGTAAACTAAATGTTCCTAGATCCATTGGTGTTATTGGAGTACCAGGTGATAGATTAGATGAACAAATTTTTAATATAGGAGTAAAATGTTCTGAAATTTTCTCGAAAGTATATATAAAAGAGGATATGGTTTTAAGAGGAAGAAAACCAGGTGAGGTGGCTAATATACTTTATAAAGGATTATTAAGTGCTAATTTTAATGCTGATAACATTAAAATTGTACCATCAGAAATTGAAGCATTAAAAACTGCAGTTTCTGAATCTGAGGATGGGGATTTTATTACACTATTTTATGAAGAATTTGATCCAGCTATAAACTTGATCACTCAATTACAAAATGAGGAATTAAATAAAAATGATGTGGCTTTCTCAATGCTAGGTTAG
- a CDS encoding agmatine deiminase family protein — protein sequence MKKQYSMIALASLCAFVLFMLGACNYTQNSRNKPNIKNNQNNRSDNQYVKLELDGGTYPITYRFPAEFEKQQAIWMQWPSEVYNQDSHPVSPVIINIMKAFDPYIRVNVMVRNNDDITEIKNMLKDSGYFGTNIHFHVINHLSIWTRDVGPIFVKDSQNKLNVVDFGFNNYSRDGSKDYINIESQVDKSVAKLYKLPVVDTKLISEGGAIESNGQGTLMTTESVVLKRNPEMTKQQIEDEYKRVLGVKKIIWLKKGLAEDDHITSGHINEIARFTDPNTILLAQILPEDRYVNEASRESYLRLEENYNILRNATDQDGKPFNIIRIPMPPTIYQKPVDTGKIPIRSYLNYAVTNGVVIMQTYWKPGLSSELKQTEDRVKNILRDAFSRRDVIGIDAENLNLWGGGIHCITQHMPAD from the coding sequence ATGAAAAAACAATATTCAATGATTGCATTGGCTTCTCTTTGTGCATTCGTACTGTTTATGTTGGGAGCATGTAATTATACTCAAAACAGTAGAAACAAACCTAATATTAAAAATAATCAAAATAATAGAAGTGATAATCAGTACGTTAAACTAGAATTAGATGGAGGTACTTATCCCATTACTTACAGATTTCCGGCTGAGTTTGAAAAGCAGCAGGCGATTTGGATGCAGTGGCCATCAGAGGTATATAATCAAGATTCCCATCCTGTAAGTCCTGTTATTATTAACATCATGAAGGCTTTTGATCCGTATATTAGAGTTAATGTTATGGTACGCAATAATGATGATATCACCGAAATTAAAAACATGCTTAAAGATAGTGGTTACTTTGGTACAAATATTCATTTTCACGTGATTAACCACTTATCTATATGGACAAGAGATGTTGGACCTATTTTCGTAAAAGACAGTCAAAATAAACTGAACGTGGTGGACTTTGGTTTCAACAACTACAGTAGGGATGGCAGTAAGGATTATATTAATATAGAGAGTCAGGTGGACAAATCTGTCGCTAAATTATACAAACTACCAGTGGTGGATACAAAACTTATTTCTGAGGGTGGTGCAATAGAGTCAAATGGTCAGGGAACATTAATGACAACAGAGTCGGTGGTTCTCAAGCGTAATCCTGAAATGACAAAGCAACAAATTGAGGATGAATATAAAAGAGTTCTAGGAGTTAAAAAAATCATCTGGTTAAAAAAAGGACTGGCTGAAGATGACCATATTACAAGTGGACACATCAATGAAATAGCGCGCTTTACAGATCCTAATACGATACTTTTAGCTCAGATTCTTCCAGAGGACAGATATGTGAATGAAGCTTCTCGTGAATCCTATTTGCGGCTTGAAGAAAACTATAATATACTTCGGAATGCAACAGACCAGGATGGAAAACCTTTTAATATTATAAGGATTCCAATGCCCCCTACAATTTATCAGAAACCAGTTGACACGGGGAAAATACCCATACGAAGCTATTTGAACTATGCTGTTACAAACGGCGTAGTGATTATGCAGACTTATTGGAAGCCCGGATTATCCAGTGAATTAAAACAAACGGAAGATAGAGTCAAAAACATATTGCGTGATGCATTCTCCAGACGGGATGTTATTGGCATTGATGCCGAAAATTTAAATCTTTGGGGAGGCGGAATTCATTGTATAACTCAACATATGCCTGCAGATTAG
- a CDS encoding LysE family translocator produces the protein MNITSFLVYCIIVTFTPGPANIAILFIVHNFGIKKAMEYTYGATIAFGILLVISAILNTALMMIIPKILIVMQIIGSLYMLYLAYQIYKMDVSKSTVKQTTTFMSGFLMQFVNPKIMLFTMTVIPTFIMPYYTETSALAIFVVIIIIIGFLSFITWVLFGTIFKEVLKKYQKFVNVIMALFLVYSAIMVSGVVDLIKR, from the coding sequence ATGAATATTACATCTTTTTTAGTATACTGTATTATTGTTACATTTACACCTGGACCTGCAAATATTGCTATATTGTTTATAGTTCATAATTTTGGAATAAAAAAAGCAATGGAATATACATATGGAGCGACTATAGCTTTTGGCATATTGCTTGTCATTTCTGCTATATTAAATACCGCACTTATGATGATAATACCAAAAATTTTGATTGTTATGCAGATAATCGGAAGCCTATACATGCTCTATCTTGCTTATCAAATATATAAAATGGATGTATCAAAGTCAACCGTAAAACAAACTACTACCTTTATGTCTGGTTTTCTTATGCAGTTTGTAAATCCAAAAATTATGTTGTTTACAATGACAGTAATTCCAACGTTTATTATGCCTTATTATACAGAAACATCTGCATTAGCAATATTTGTTGTAATTATAATAATTATTGGATTTTTATCATTTATAACTTGGGTATTATTTGGTACAATCTTCAAGGAAGTTTTGAAGAAATATCAAAAGTTTGTTAATGTAATTATGGCATTATTTTTAGTTTATTCTGCAATAATGGTATCAGGAGTGGTTGACCTTATTAAGAGGTGA
- a CDS encoding sodium:solute symporter family protein, translated as MVVALIIYVLLFLGIGLYNYFQANSYDDYVVAGRKQSQPIILMSLLSTIIGGSATFGTADMVYNMGFPAFWWLGVGGIGLILQSIFLSKKIRDFDAYTLPDIANKIVGEGGKLIIAFIIVTSWTGIIASQFTALSQIFSVITGSSNTLALLIIVSITVIIYTAIGGQLSVIKTDAIQFVILAIGIVCTFYYLFFSGAQMNVASVFSNIELFNDKFNWLNLINLLFIVGGTYFIGPDMFSRNLAAKDGKVAKKAAFNAGILLFFFSFLITSIGLWAKLNITDLGNENPLVYMISNHLPTSIGIALAIGLVSALISSADTCLITTATIIENDILKRNKVSDTRIFVLAIGLISLLIAVLKQDIISLLLGAYSVYAPGIVCPLLIAIWFYKKKEINKILWFLAIIVGGSSGILDNFLKIKYLPLIGMGCSLILSVLSVFLSNEYEQSSDKNLSI; from the coding sequence ATGGTAGTAGCATTAATTATTTATGTATTACTTTTTTTGGGAATTGGCTTGTACAATTACTTTCAAGCTAATAGCTATGACGACTATGTTGTTGCAGGTAGAAAGCAATCACAGCCTATTATATTAATGTCACTATTATCCACTATTATTGGAGGATCAGCAACTTTTGGTACTGCAGATATGGTTTATAATATGGGTTTTCCAGCTTTTTGGTGGCTTGGTGTAGGTGGTATTGGACTTATTCTACAATCTATTTTTTTATCTAAAAAGATTAGAGACTTTGACGCCTATACATTGCCTGACATTGCTAATAAAATTGTTGGCGAAGGTGGAAAACTAATTATTGCTTTTATTATAGTAACATCATGGACTGGAATTATTGCTTCTCAATTTACAGCTTTATCACAGATATTTTCTGTAATTACAGGATCGTCAAATACTTTAGCTTTGCTAATTATCGTATCAATAACAGTAATTATATATACGGCAATTGGAGGACAACTTTCTGTTATAAAAACTGATGCTATTCAGTTTGTTATTTTAGCAATAGGTATAGTATGTACTTTTTACTATCTTTTCTTTAGTGGTGCCCAAATGAATGTAGCAAGTGTGTTTTCTAATATAGAATTATTTAACGATAAATTTAATTGGCTTAACCTTATAAATCTATTATTTATTGTAGGGGGAACTTATTTCATTGGGCCAGATATGTTTTCAAGAAACTTAGCAGCGAAGGATGGAAAGGTTGCTAAAAAAGCTGCTTTTAATGCAGGAATATTGTTATTTTTCTTTAGTTTTTTAATAACTTCAATAGGTCTTTGGGCAAAACTAAATATTACTGATTTAGGTAATGAGAATCCTTTAGTTTATATGATATCAAACCATCTTCCAACATCAATAGGTATAGCTCTAGCTATAGGTCTGGTATCTGCTCTTATATCATCTGCTGATACTTGTTTAATTACGACAGCTACTATCATTGAAAATGACATTTTAAAACGAAACAAAGTGTCAGATACTAGGATATTTGTATTAGCTATTGGATTAATCTCTCTTTTGATTGCAGTATTAAAACAAGATATTATCTCGTTACTATTGGGAGCTTATTCTGTTTATGCACCGGGGATAGTATGTCCATTACTTATAGCAATTTGGTTTTATAAGAAAAAAGAAATTAATAAGATTTTATGGTTTTTAGCTATTATTGTAGGAGGTAGCAGTGGAATATTAGATAACTTTCTTAAGATAAAATACTTACCTTTAATAGGTATGGGGTGTTCGCTGATTTTAAGTGTTCTGTCTGTTTTCTTATCAAATGAATATGAGCAATCCTCAGATAAAAATTTGAGTATTTAG
- a CDS encoding phytoene desaturase family protein: MKKKVKIIGAGISGLATGCYLQMNGYETEIVEMHNLSGGLCTSWKRGGYNFDGCIHWLLGSNKGSAFYKLWSELIDLEEIEFVNHSKRVSIEVKDNVDKYGNKIFELYSNIDELEKYLLDLSSEDTAPIKEFVDSIRFIQKYELPPLVEKAPELRTFSEKVSLLKYLPVVLFINKWSKITNISFAKKIKNPFLKEAFELLFEGEEHTLLIITMQMAYFSIGCAGYPVNGSLTFAKKLEERYYKLGGKIRFNTKVDKIITENNTAVGIQINENHILDADIVISAADWNFTVFKALEGKYIDTDITSLKEQKVLDVFPSILLISIGVSSLFKDIPHLLRFPLDEVLELEDGSEVKRMEAHIYNYDRIMSPKDKTTIAVTLQTSNADFWINLREKDYVRYKEIKDNVAQEVIKKLDNKFGNIKNNVEVIDVATPATFMRYTGNWKGSIQGWMPTKKLFASSPVKSTLPGLKNFYLTGHWLVPGGGLPIALLTGRNIAQIICKNDNKIFVSEEKTV; this comes from the coding sequence ATGAAGAAAAAAGTTAAAATTATAGGAGCTGGTATTTCTGGATTAGCTACCGGATGTTATTTACAGATGAATGGATACGAAACTGAAATTGTTGAGATGCACAATCTTTCGGGTGGTCTCTGTACAAGCTGGAAACGAGGTGGCTATAATTTCGATGGATGTATACACTGGTTACTTGGCTCTAACAAAGGCAGTGCATTCTATAAGCTTTGGTCAGAACTAATTGATTTAGAAGAAATTGAATTTGTTAACCACTCAAAAAGAGTTTCTATTGAAGTGAAAGATAATGTAGATAAATATGGGAATAAAATATTCGAATTATACTCAAATATAGATGAATTAGAAAAATATCTTCTAGACTTGTCTTCTGAAGATACAGCGCCAATCAAAGAATTTGTTGACTCTATAAGGTTTATACAAAAATATGAATTACCGCCACTAGTAGAAAAAGCACCCGAGTTAAGGACTTTTTCTGAAAAAGTCAGCTTATTAAAGTATCTTCCTGTAGTTTTATTTATTAATAAGTGGAGTAAAATTACAAATATAAGCTTTGCTAAAAAAATTAAAAATCCATTTTTAAAGGAAGCCTTTGAATTGCTCTTTGAAGGTGAAGAGCATACCTTGTTAATTATTACTATGCAAATGGCTTATTTTAGTATAGGCTGTGCTGGATATCCGGTAAATGGCTCCCTTACTTTTGCTAAAAAGCTGGAAGAACGATACTATAAACTTGGTGGTAAGATAAGGTTTAATACTAAAGTGGACAAAATCATTACTGAAAATAACACTGCTGTAGGCATACAAATAAATGAAAATCACATACTTGATGCTGATATAGTAATTTCAGCTGCTGACTGGAATTTTACTGTTTTCAAAGCCTTAGAAGGAAAATATATTGATACTGATATCACTTCATTAAAAGAACAAAAAGTTTTAGATGTTTTCCCTTCTATATTACTTATTTCCATTGGTGTCTCCAGCTTGTTTAAGGATATTCCTCATTTATTGCGATTTCCATTGGATGAGGTGTTAGAGCTTGAAGATGGATCTGAAGTTAAAAGAATGGAAGCACATATATATAACTATGATAGAATCATGTCTCCCAAGGATAAAACCACCATTGCAGTAACGTTACAAACATCAAATGCAGATTTCTGGATTAATCTTCGTGAGAAAGATTATGTAAGATATAAAGAAATAAAAGATAACGTTGCACAAGAAGTTATAAAGAAACTTGATAATAAGTTTGGTAATATAAAGAACAACGTTGAAGTTATTGATGTAGCAACTCCAGCTACTTTTATGAGGTACACTGGTAATTGGAAAGGTAGTATACAGGGATGGATGCCTACAAAAAAATTATTCGCATCGTCCCCAGTGAAGAGTACACTACCTGGCCTTAAAAATTTCTATTTAACAGGGCATTGGTTAGTTCCTGGTGGAGGATTACCTATAGCTTTGTTAACAGGTAGGAATATAGCACAAATCATTTGCAAAAATGATAATAAGATATTTGTAAGTGAGGAGAAAACTGTATAA
- a CDS encoding DUF2512 family protein, whose product MNKTVTALLVKFVATLGATWIAFSLLENNTFGFVLTVAIAGTLLNYLIGDLLILPNFGNLVASLGDGGLAMLTAYIIGTFTYGFRANITTFIIFGILVAIFEYFFHIYLLKTEEVAPNTSDTHNNHTNFNMEAGDEFSIDSNKDDRDNNEN is encoded by the coding sequence ATGAACAAAACAGTAACTGCTTTATTAGTCAAGTTTGTAGCAACTTTAGGAGCTACTTGGATTGCATTCTCATTATTGGAAAACAATACATTTGGGTTTGTACTAACAGTTGCTATAGCTGGTACATTATTAAATTATTTAATAGGAGATCTGCTCATTCTTCCTAACTTCGGTAATCTAGTTGCTTCTTTAGGTGATGGTGGACTTGCTATGTTAACAGCTTACATTATAGGTACATTTACCTACGGTTTTAGAGCTAATATAACTACATTTATTATTTTTGGAATTCTTGTTGCTATATTTGAATATTTCTTCCATATATATTTACTTAAAACCGAAGAAGTTGCACCGAACACCAGCGACACCCATAATAATCATACTAATTTTAATATGGAAGCAGGAGATGAATTCAGTATTGATAGCAATAAAGACGACCGCGATAACAATGAAAATTAA
- a CDS encoding AraC family transcriptional regulator, translating to MERFIYKKSAGITVLSATLTDFVYKRHCHKEYALGVTLRGIQQYNLDGSLQSSYQNGIMLFNPEQSHDGRSQKKTGIDYVMLYIEPELFLEILEEKDIVYFSSPIVYNYRLEESILALSNAILIGKDEALCSELLLSLINSFARTDISTVYKKDNTLIKKAKEMIYYSLENILRLDDICKELDISKFKFIRLFKANTGITPYQYFLNCKVELAKQLIEKHKDIYSAVSEYGFVDLAHLNRHFKKIYGTTAFEYMSHLK from the coding sequence ATGGAAAGATTTATATATAAAAAATCAGCAGGCATTACTGTATTATCAGCAACCCTCACAGACTTCGTATACAAAAGGCATTGTCATAAGGAATATGCTTTGGGTGTAACTCTACGTGGCATTCAGCAGTATAACTTGGATGGCAGTTTACAGTCATCATATCAAAATGGAATTATGCTTTTTAATCCAGAGCAGTCACATGATGGTAGGTCACAGAAGAAAACAGGTATTGATTATGTAATGCTTTATATTGAGCCTGAGTTGTTTTTGGAGATACTAGAAGAAAAAGATATAGTTTATTTTTCTTCTCCTATCGTTTATAATTATAGACTTGAAGAAAGCATATTAGCGTTATCTAATGCAATATTAATTGGTAAAGACGAAGCTTTATGCAGTGAATTGCTTTTATCTCTTATAAATAGTTTCGCTCGAACTGATATTAGTACAGTTTATAAAAAAGATAATACTCTAATTAAAAAAGCAAAGGAAATGATCTATTACAGCTTAGAAAATATACTAAGGCTTGATGACATTTGTAAAGAACTTGATATATCAAAATTTAAATTTATAAGATTATTTAAAGCTAATACTGGAATTACACCATATCAATATTTTTTAAATTGCAAGGTAGAACTCGCAAAACAGTTAATAGAAAAGCATAAAGATATCTACTCTGCAGTATCAGAATATGGTTTTGTTGATTTAGCTCATTTAAATAGACACTTTAAAAAAATATACGGGACGACAGCGTTTGAATATATGTCACATTTGAAATAA
- a CDS encoding DUF2000 family protein: MKKVAEYETDNLNLVGIDMIGKKNHINKLTKEIKLYD; encoded by the coding sequence GTGAAAAAAGTTGCGGAGTATGAAACTGATAACTTAAACCTTGTAGGTATTGACATGATAGGTAAGAAAAATCATATCAATAAATTGACAAAAGAAATTAAACTCTATGATTAA
- the bioB gene encoding biotin synthase BioB, giving the protein MKNIVSSLLEKVIEGNLIDANEALELAENAETTELLEASNKIRNINRGNLVNLCGVMNIKSGKCSEDCRYCSQSAYYMTNVKSYDLVDVDEVVEFAKKYQEKGVNCFGISTSGKAFSDLNKEKVYDIYKALSRETTMRLCGAHGLLKEEEAYRLKEAGLCCYQHNLQTSKEFFTEVCTTHFYDDRMNTIKYAQKAGLDTCSGGIMGLGETMKDRIEMTMTLRELNVMNIPVNTLNPVEGTPLGDRPVSITREEVLRNIAIYRFIIPKANFIYGAGRVLLGEEQHMAFRAGMSGIVVGNFLTTPGNCIEEDVEMLRNEGFMLTSDKGSYAI; this is encoded by the coding sequence ATGAAAAATATAGTTTCAAGTTTATTAGAGAAAGTTATTGAGGGTAATCTGATTGATGCTAACGAAGCATTAGAATTAGCTGAAAACGCTGAAACCACAGAATTACTTGAAGCTTCAAATAAAATTAGGAATATTAATAGAGGAAATCTTGTGAACTTGTGTGGTGTAATGAATATCAAATCAGGAAAGTGTAGTGAAGATTGTAGATATTGCTCTCAATCAGCTTACTATATGACCAATGTCAAGTCCTATGACCTTGTTGACGTTGATGAGGTTGTTGAATTTGCAAAAAAATATCAAGAAAAAGGAGTCAATTGTTTTGGCATAAGTACAAGTGGAAAAGCTTTTTCAGACTTAAATAAGGAAAAGGTTTATGATATTTATAAAGCTCTTTCTCGTGAGACAACAATGAGATTATGTGGCGCCCATGGTTTATTAAAAGAAGAAGAAGCATATCGTTTGAAAGAAGCTGGACTATGTTGTTATCAGCATAACTTGCAAACATCAAAGGAGTTTTTTACAGAAGTTTGTACTACACATTTTTACGATGATAGAATGAATACAATAAAATATGCTCAGAAAGCAGGTTTAGATACCTGCAGTGGAGGGATTATGGGATTAGGTGAAACTATGAAGGATAGAATTGAAATGACTATGACACTAAGAGAACTTAATGTCATGAATATTCCAGTTAATACACTAAATCCTGTTGAAGGTACTCCTCTAGGTGATAGACCAGTTTCTATAACTCGTGAGGAAGTATTAAGAAATATAGCTATTTATCGATTTATTATACCTAAGGCTAATTTCATTTATGGTGCTGGGAGAGTACTTTTAGGAGAAGAACAGCATATGGCTTTTAGAGCAGGGATGAGTGGAATAGTGGTAGGTAATTTTTTAACAACACCAGGAAATTGTATAGAAGAGGATGTTGAAATGCTAAGAAACGAAGGATTTATGTTAACTAGTGATAAGGGTTCTTATGCAATTTAA